From Sporocytophaga myxococcoides, the proteins below share one genomic window:
- a CDS encoding DUF6252 family protein, which produces MPVKIISNGVPIAADGKIRIENKENDISVEFSGKAVFENGGITITNTTTKNNIYITLKTNAQTKGGYTLGSSYSSLAEYVIGGYVYTTNQYNSSGKITITEVDQVNKTISGTYSFRANDGSYYEDVYGSFNKLPYTVSVFTNTLTATVAEGSGTGVSWSPTSIVVTADASFINIKASKSDNSGIELKVLKTISPGYNILGASSSYNNTAYYIRKNGVKYNVYSNYGSVNISTHDKTKRMISGTFYFETEYSMYYTGYNKISSGTFSVMY; this is translated from the coding sequence ATGCCAGTTAAAATTATTTCCAATGGAGTGCCTATTGCAGCCGATGGGAAAATTAGAATTGAAAATAAGGAAAACGATATTTCTGTTGAATTTTCAGGAAAAGCAGTATTTGAAAATGGTGGAATAACTATTACGAATACAACCACAAAAAATAATATATATATAACACTAAAAACAAATGCTCAAACCAAAGGTGGATATACACTTGGTTCATCTTATTCAAGTTTAGCAGAATATGTAATTGGTGGTTATGTATACACCACCAATCAATACAATAGTTCAGGGAAAATAACAATTACTGAAGTTGATCAGGTTAATAAGACTATATCAGGTACATATTCGTTTAGAGCAAACGATGGAAGTTATTATGAAGATGTTTATGGCTCGTTCAATAAATTACCATACACTGTTTCTGTATTTACTAATACTTTAACTGCAACTGTGGCCGAAGGGTCTGGAACTGGCGTAAGCTGGTCTCCAACAAGTATAGTGGTAACTGCTGATGCTAGTTTTATCAATATAAAAGCAAGCAAATCTGATAATTCAGGTATAGAGTTAAAGGTACTTAAAACTATAAGTCCAGGTTATAATATTTTAGGGGCTTCAAGTAGCTACAATAACACCGCTTATTATATCCGTAAGAATGGAGTGAAATATAACGTTTATTCTAATTATGGTTCAGTAAATATATCGACACATGACAAAACTAAAAGAATGATTTCCGGAACGTTTTATTTTGAAACCGAATACAGTATGTATTATACCGGATATAATAAAATTTCCAGTGGTACATTTTCTGTTATGTATTAA
- a CDS encoding M48 family metallopeptidase, which produces MLLSIKRLKILSLAFLSYGAALNSGYSQTEKDFTPLAYSSEYPESFSENYREKIQTLVSNEKTLSKKRAYKFYLNLYQSKAQYFSSGQIYFENKLHKYVNSVAEKLFAKNPSILSKIKIYVSRNTSANAYAMPDGTILIHVGLLARVENEAQLAAIIAHETAHVELQHAIKNLSKMESIKSQETNFENDERDNFRSLKYSREDEFEADSKAIQYMMNSEYDPSELPKILEIIENENYFKIDKLQENLNKYLFSDLLTADTLWFKEDNSESSEKSKSLFGAENDDLYSTHPDMNKRVSAAKEILNLIEFKGTDKVINLMGNQSKEIKNIALFECIEGMEKDAEYNTGLYLTLYALEKNPDNLYLKTSIVKNLYWLSFYKEINCLDKVISNSGRACKENFDLFNIFLTKIPHNELKKLMFNYTKKNLESCQTKDDFFFYYGLGSEMYLGKDPSKLIFNQYLLKFPSGKFITTAKAKIQ; this is translated from the coding sequence GTGCTATTATCCATCAAAAGACTTAAGATATTAAGTCTGGCTTTTTTATCTTATGGGGCAGCTTTAAACTCAGGTTACTCCCAAACTGAAAAAGATTTCACCCCACTGGCATATTCATCTGAATATCCAGAAAGTTTTTCTGAAAATTATCGAGAAAAAATCCAAACCCTTGTTTCAAACGAAAAAACGCTGAGTAAAAAGAGAGCGTATAAGTTTTACCTGAACTTATATCAATCTAAAGCTCAATACTTTTCATCCGGTCAGATCTATTTTGAAAACAAATTACATAAATATGTAAATTCGGTTGCGGAAAAACTTTTTGCAAAAAACCCTTCCATTTTAAGTAAAATAAAAATTTACGTTTCAAGAAATACCAGCGCCAATGCCTATGCAATGCCCGATGGCACAATATTGATACATGTAGGTTTATTGGCAAGAGTAGAAAATGAAGCGCAACTCGCAGCCATTATAGCGCATGAAACAGCACATGTGGAACTGCAGCATGCCATAAAAAATCTTTCTAAAATGGAAAGCATCAAATCTCAGGAGACAAACTTCGAGAATGACGAAAGGGACAATTTCAGAAGTTTAAAATATTCCAGGGAAGATGAATTTGAGGCAGATTCAAAAGCTATCCAGTACATGATGAATTCTGAATATGACCCTTCAGAATTGCCGAAAATTCTGGAAATAATTGAAAATGAAAATTACTTTAAAATCGACAAACTTCAGGAAAATCTAAACAAATATCTTTTTTCAGATCTGTTAACAGCCGATACATTATGGTTTAAAGAGGACAATTCAGAATCTTCAGAAAAATCCAAGAGCCTTTTTGGTGCCGAAAATGACGACCTATATAGTACACACCCTGATATGAATAAAAGGGTGTCTGCAGCAAAAGAAATCCTTAACCTAATTGAATTCAAAGGAACGGATAAAGTAATAAACCTGATGGGAAATCAGAGTAAAGAAATCAAAAACATTGCTTTATTTGAATGCATAGAAGGTATGGAGAAAGATGCTGAATACAATACAGGATTATACCTTACACTTTATGCTCTCGAGAAAAATCCAGACAATCTTTATCTGAAAACCTCAATAGTTAAAAACCTATACTGGTTAAGTTTTTACAAAGAAATTAATTGTTTAGATAAAGTAATTTCAAATTCAGGAAGAGCATGTAAAGAAAACTTTGACCTATTTAACATTTTTTTAACCAAAATACCCCACAATGAGCTTAAAAAACTAATGTTTAATTATACAAAGAAAAACCTGGAATCCTGTCAAACTAAAGATGACTTCTTCTTCTATTATGGTTTAGGATCCGAAATGTATTTAGGAAAAGATCCAAGCAAATTAATTTTTAACCAATATCTTTTAAAGTTTCCTTCCGGAAAATTCATTACCACTGCAAAGGCTAAAATTCAATGA
- the gndA gene encoding NADP-dependent phosphogluconate dehydrogenase, protein MNSLSQIGVIGLGVMGKSLALNLAEKGITVSVFNRHLPGSEENIAVNFVTEQSTKGTMCGYDDLKAFVNSLENPKKILLMIQAGSAVDQQLTQLVPLLDKDDIIIDGGNSFYKDTNKRTKQLNEAGIYFIGAGISGGEEGARKGPSIMPGGNKDAYEKISHYLELIAAKDKQGTPCISYIGNEGAGHFVKMVHNGIEYAEMQILTEVYFLLRYYSHYPPEKIADLFTQWQQEGLNSYLLEITITILRKKEDGVLLLDKILDKAAQKGTGGWSTTAAMDLGVPFSTVSEAVMARALSSIKSYRQQVSATYNNHSETNSISRDPHSDKIKNAYKAARIINHETGFHLLKEASAQYQWDLNLSEIARLWTNGCIIRSELMEQIANIFLSENSIILAPSFIKEIKDAQNDFTYIVSQGLTNNIALPVLSSALNYYLGLKTLNSGANLIQAQRDYFGAHTYQRIDNHDKYFHTQWNN, encoded by the coding sequence ATGAATTCATTATCACAAATTGGAGTTATCGGACTTGGCGTTATGGGCAAAAGCCTTGCTCTTAACCTGGCAGAAAAAGGTATAACCGTATCTGTATTCAATAGACATTTGCCAGGTTCGGAAGAGAACATTGCCGTTAATTTCGTGACAGAACAAAGCACCAAAGGCACTATGTGTGGTTATGATGACCTTAAGGCCTTTGTTAATTCACTTGAAAATCCCAAAAAAATCTTACTAATGATTCAAGCAGGTTCTGCTGTTGATCAACAGTTAACTCAACTGGTACCTTTGCTTGATAAAGATGATATCATAATTGACGGAGGAAATTCATTTTATAAAGACACTAACAAAAGAACCAAACAGCTTAATGAAGCTGGCATTTACTTCATAGGGGCCGGCATTTCCGGTGGAGAAGAAGGCGCTCGCAAAGGACCTTCAATAATGCCAGGTGGAAATAAAGATGCCTATGAGAAAATCAGTCATTACCTTGAACTCATAGCAGCTAAGGACAAACAAGGAACACCTTGCATATCGTATATAGGTAATGAAGGGGCAGGCCATTTTGTCAAGATGGTTCATAATGGAATTGAATATGCAGAAATGCAGATTCTGACTGAGGTTTATTTTCTACTTCGCTATTACTCACATTATCCTCCTGAAAAAATTGCAGATCTATTTACTCAATGGCAACAGGAAGGATTGAATAGTTACCTTCTCGAAATAACAATTACTATATTAAGAAAAAAAGAAGATGGCGTATTGCTTCTGGATAAAATACTTGATAAAGCTGCACAAAAAGGAACAGGAGGCTGGTCAACTACAGCAGCCATGGATCTTGGTGTTCCTTTTTCAACAGTTTCAGAAGCTGTAATGGCAAGAGCACTTTCTTCAATTAAATCCTATAGGCAACAAGTCAGCGCAACTTATAATAACCATTCTGAAACTAACTCGATTTCGAGAGATCCACACTCTGATAAAATAAAAAATGCATATAAAGCCGCAAGAATAATAAATCACGAGACTGGATTCCATTTGTTAAAAGAGGCTTCTGCTCAATACCAATGGGATCTTAATCTTTCCGAAATTGCACGCTTATGGACCAATGGATGTATCATCCGGTCAGAATTAATGGAACAGATAGCAAATATCTTTTTGTCAGAAAATTCAATTATTCTTGCACCTTCTTTTATAAAAGAAATAAAAGATGCACAAAATGATTTTACATATATAGTATCACAAGGGCTGACTAATAATATAGCACTGCCTGTATTATCTTCTGCTCTCAATTATTATTTAGGGCTGAAAACGTTAAATTCTGGCGCTAACTTAATTCAGGCCCAAAGAGATTATTTTGGAGCACACACTTACCAAAGAATTGACAACCATGACAAATATTTTCATACCCAGTGGAATAATTAA
- a CDS encoding gluconokinase, with protein MGVSGCGKTTIGQLLSSHLNLPFFDGDNFHPEINIKKMSSGIPLTDEDRLPWLTSLSENLTKWELTGGAVLACSALKEYYRQILLSSQIPVTWVFLDGNMDIIKQRLDSREGHYMPSTLLSSQFGLLERPQYGIHVNISSTPELIVQEILKKLKA; from the coding sequence ATGGGTGTTTCCGGATGCGGAAAAACGACGATTGGACAGTTACTTTCATCCCATTTAAACTTGCCTTTTTTTGATGGAGATAATTTTCACCCGGAGATCAACATCAAAAAAATGTCCAGCGGAATTCCGCTTACTGATGAGGATCGATTACCATGGTTAACTAGTCTCTCTGAAAACTTAACAAAATGGGAACTGACCGGTGGTGCCGTTTTAGCCTGTTCTGCTTTAAAAGAGTATTACAGACAAATATTATTATCCTCGCAAATACCTGTGACATGGGTATTTCTAGATGGTAATATGGATATAATTAAGCAACGATTAGATAGCAGAGAAGGACATTATATGCCATCCACCTTATTAAGTTCTCAATTTGGCCTGCTGGAAAGGCCGCAATATGGTATCCACGTGAATATATCCTCCACTCCAGAATTGATCGTTCAGGAAATTTTAAAGAAATTGAAAGCATGA
- a CDS encoding ferritin, with product MRDIVRQKTSLTEEIEIILNEQIKLEAKASALYLAMASWCDQHGFLYSSEFFYKQSGEEREHMLKIFKYVNDVGGKAFSPEVAGIPQDFDSLKSVFVGGLEQEIANTQALNRVVDLCYKVKDYTTAHFMQWFLKEQIEEEFIFRRALELFEVIGEEGVGTYMIDKKIPDIKYTHE from the coding sequence ATGAGAGACATAGTAAGACAAAAAACATCACTTACTGAGGAAATTGAAATCATCCTCAATGAACAAATAAAATTAGAAGCAAAAGCTTCAGCATTATATCTTGCGATGGCCTCATGGTGCGATCAGCATGGTTTTTTATACAGCTCTGAATTTTTCTACAAACAATCGGGAGAAGAGAGAGAGCACATGCTTAAAATCTTCAAATATGTGAATGATGTGGGCGGAAAAGCTTTCTCACCTGAAGTAGCTGGTATCCCTCAGGATTTTGACTCTTTAAAATCTGTATTTGTAGGAGGATTGGAACAAGAAATTGCAAATACTCAGGCATTAAACAGAGTTGTTGATCTATGCTACAAAGTTAAAGATTATACGACTGCTCATTTTATGCAATGGTTTCTTAAAGAGCAAATAGAAGAAGAGTTCATTTTCAGAAGAGCCCTTGAACTGTTTGAAGTTATAGGAGAGGAAGGCGTTGGAACTTATATGATTGACAAAAAAATTCCGGATATTAAATACACGCACGAATAA
- a CDS encoding OmpA family protein gives MKKQIIGILISCTAFSCVTKKKFDDLNVRKSALEAEKSECDELLKTAQALNTKYSIDLDSLSKERRRLIDDTTQTGIVLRKTQRNYKNLNDTYEQLLRNHDRLQTQSSSDIDRMSKDLSRREKDLFETEKKVNELQANLQEREAKVKELERVMAEKDKAVTDLKNKVSKALLSFKESDLSVNVKNGKVYVSLSEQLLFKSGSTDVDKKGVEALKKLADALKDQNDINILVEGHTDDVPVSKGTGGMKDNWDLSVLRATEIARILGTSGINPRRIVASGRSEYSPVAEGKSAEARQKNRRTEIILSPKLDELFQILENN, from the coding sequence ATGAAAAAACAAATTATCGGGATCCTCATTTCATGCACAGCATTTTCATGTGTAACAAAGAAGAAATTTGATGATCTAAATGTAAGGAAGTCTGCTCTGGAAGCCGAGAAATCGGAATGTGATGAATTATTAAAAACTGCTCAGGCCCTGAATACAAAGTACTCAATAGACCTTGATAGTCTTTCAAAAGAACGAAGGAGGCTTATAGATGATACTACTCAGACCGGAATCGTTTTAAGAAAAACTCAACGCAATTATAAAAATCTGAATGATACTTACGAACAACTATTAAGGAACCATGACAGACTGCAGACTCAAAGCTCTTCTGATATAGACAGGATGAGTAAGGATCTGTCCAGAAGAGAAAAGGATCTTTTTGAAACCGAGAAAAAAGTAAATGAGCTTCAGGCGAACCTTCAGGAAAGAGAAGCTAAGGTAAAGGAGCTTGAAAGGGTAATGGCAGAAAAAGACAAAGCTGTAACAGACCTGAAAAACAAGGTAAGTAAAGCATTGCTATCATTTAAGGAGAGTGACTTATCTGTAAATGTGAAAAATGGTAAAGTTTATGTATCACTCAGCGAGCAGCTATTATTCAAATCCGGCAGCACTGATGTAGATAAAAAAGGTGTGGAAGCTTTGAAAAAATTGGCTGATGCACTGAAGGATCAAAATGACATAAATATTTTGGTTGAAGGTCATACCGATGATGTCCCAGTATCTAAAGGTACCGGAGGCATGAAAGACAATTGGGACCTGAGCGTATTAAGAGCCACTGAAATTGCCCGTATTCTGGGTACTTCAGGAATTAATCCAAGAAGAATTGTAGCTTCAGGAAGGTCAGAATATTCCCCGGTCGCTGAAGGCAAATCTGCTGAAGCAAGGCAAAAAAACAGGAGAACTGAAATCATTTTATCTCCAAAACTTGATGAATTGTTCCAAATTCTGGAGAATAACTGA
- the rffA gene encoding dTDP-4-amino-4,6-dideoxygalactose transaminase, with protein sequence MIPYNKPFIIGKELEYIRQAVESGKISGDGKFSKLCQSLLEKRFGYGKVLLTSSCTDALEMCGILLNISEDDEVIMPSFTFVSTANAFILRGAKIVFADIRPDTLNIDESKIEALITPKTKALVIVHYAGVSCNMEKISAITEKHSIALVEDAALAIDSYYKGKALGSFGQLSTLSFHETKNIIAGEGGALIINDPQYFERAEIIREKGTNRAKLFRGEINKYEWVDIGSSYLPSEIIAAFLYAQLENMDTVIKKRISLWNLYFQKLKPLQELSVITLPILSEGSTMNGQLFYLLCNNEKDRNNLLDFLNQQKIKAVFHYLPLHLSPFYINKHDGRSLPVTESTSGRLIRLPLFYEMKDDEQNYIISKIFDFFNINH encoded by the coding sequence ATGATTCCATATAATAAACCTTTCATTATTGGAAAGGAACTAGAATATATACGTCAGGCTGTAGAAAGTGGAAAAATTTCCGGTGATGGGAAGTTTAGTAAACTTTGTCAGTCATTACTTGAAAAAAGGTTTGGCTATGGAAAAGTACTTCTGACAAGCTCCTGTACGGATGCTTTAGAAATGTGTGGCATTCTTCTTAACATCTCAGAAGATGATGAAGTGATTATGCCTTCCTTTACTTTTGTATCTACTGCAAATGCCTTTATATTGAGAGGTGCTAAAATTGTATTTGCAGATATAAGACCAGATACTCTTAATATTGATGAAAGTAAGATAGAAGCTCTGATTACCCCAAAAACAAAAGCTTTAGTGATAGTGCACTATGCTGGCGTTTCGTGTAATATGGAAAAAATATCAGCAATAACAGAAAAACACTCCATTGCACTTGTGGAAGATGCTGCTCTGGCTATTGACTCTTATTACAAGGGAAAAGCCCTGGGTTCTTTTGGGCAGCTTAGTACATTGTCTTTTCATGAAACAAAAAACATTATTGCGGGAGAAGGAGGCGCTTTGATCATAAACGATCCTCAGTATTTTGAACGCGCTGAAATTATCAGAGAAAAAGGAACCAACAGAGCGAAGCTATTTCGGGGAGAAATTAACAAATATGAATGGGTCGATATAGGATCTTCATATTTACCATCTGAAATTATTGCTGCTTTTCTTTATGCCCAGCTTGAAAATATGGACACTGTTATAAAGAAGAGGATATCTCTCTGGAATCTATACTTTCAGAAACTAAAACCTCTGCAGGAGTTATCAGTAATTACATTACCTATATTATCAGAAGGCTCTACAATGAACGGACAATTGTTTTACCTTTTATGTAACAATGAAAAAGACCGTAATAATTTGCTTGATTTTTTAAATCAACAAAAGATCAAAGCTGTTTTCCATTATCTGCCGCTGCATCTAAGTCCATTCTATATAAATAAACATGATGGAAGGTCTCTTCCTGTAACCGAATCTACAAGCGGCCGTTTAATCCGCTTACCTTTATTTTATGAGATGAAAGACGATGAACAAAATTATATAATTTCAAAGATTTTTGATTTCTTTAATATAAATCATTAA
- a CDS encoding SDR family oxidoreductase: protein MYNQPMLKEGSLKGKVILVTGGGTGLGRSMSKYFLELGAKVIIASRKLEVLEKTAEELRNETGGEVLPVACDIRNILEVENMVAVSKEKFGTIDILVNNAAGNFISPTERLSSKAFDIVVDIVLKGTYNCTLTLGKYWIKEKIKGTVLNIVTTYAWTGSGYVVPSAIAKSGVLTLTRSLAVEWGKYGIRMNAIAPGPFPTEGAWSRLFPEEVSKKIDMVKRIPLGRTGEHQELANLAAFLVSDFSSFINGEVVTIDGGEWIKGAGEFSYLDEIPVEMWDMIEKKVRSKG, encoded by the coding sequence ATGTATAATCAACCAATGTTAAAAGAAGGTTCACTTAAAGGTAAGGTAATTCTGGTTACCGGAGGAGGAACTGGGCTTGGGAGGTCCATGAGTAAATATTTTCTGGAATTAGGTGCTAAAGTGATAATAGCCAGCAGAAAATTGGAGGTCCTGGAAAAGACTGCTGAAGAGCTGAGAAATGAAACAGGGGGAGAGGTGCTTCCTGTTGCATGTGATATCAGAAATATTTTGGAGGTTGAGAATATGGTAGCTGTTTCAAAGGAAAAATTTGGAACCATTGATATCCTCGTAAATAATGCAGCTGGAAACTTTATCAGTCCTACAGAGAGGCTTTCAAGTAAAGCCTTTGATATAGTTGTGGATATTGTGCTTAAAGGAACTTATAATTGTACACTTACATTAGGAAAATACTGGATAAAAGAAAAGATTAAAGGAACTGTTTTAAATATAGTAACTACTTATGCCTGGACAGGCTCTGGTTATGTAGTTCCTTCTGCAATAGCAAAATCAGGGGTGCTTACATTGACAAGGTCATTGGCTGTAGAATGGGGTAAATATGGTATCCGTATGAACGCCATCGCTCCGGGACCTTTTCCAACGGAAGGCGCTTGGAGCAGGTTGTTTCCTGAAGAAGTCAGTAAAAAAATAGATATGGTAAAAAGAATTCCATTGGGAAGGACGGGAGAACACCAGGAATTGGCTAACCTTGCTGCATTTTTGGTATCTGATTTTTCATCTTTTATAAATGGGGAAGTAGTAACGATAGATGGAGGTGAATGGATTAAAGGTGCAGGAGAGTTCAGTTATCTTGATGAAATTCCAGTTGAAATGTGGGATATGATTGAAAAGAAGGTGAGGAGTAAAGGGTAA
- a CDS encoding ribose-phosphate pyrophosphokinase, which yields MSYIKLFSGTNSKYLAEKIANFYGKQLGAVTQQRFSDGEIYVSFDESVRGYDVFLIQSTFPNADNLMELLLMIDAARRASAAYVTVVVPYFGYARQDRKDKPRVPIAAKLVANLLSAAGADRLMTCDLHAGQIQGFFDFPVDHLDGAAIFIPYLRSLNLENLIFASPDVGGVARARGFAKIMEVDLVLCDKHRKRANEIASMQLIGDVEGANVVLVDDLVDTGGTLCKASQIIMDKGAKSVRAICTHGVLSGKALDNIENSVLTELVITDTLPLKQESPKIRVLTVAELFAKAIRKLQDNDSISSLFII from the coding sequence ATGTCTTACATAAAGCTCTTCTCCGGAACTAACTCCAAATACCTGGCAGAGAAAATCGCTAACTTTTACGGAAAGCAACTTGGCGCTGTAACTCAACAAAGATTCAGTGATGGTGAAATTTATGTTTCATTTGATGAATCTGTCAGAGGTTATGATGTTTTTCTGATTCAGTCGACATTCCCTAATGCAGATAATCTTATGGAGCTTCTGCTGATGATTGACGCGGCCAGAAGAGCTTCAGCGGCATATGTAACTGTGGTAGTTCCATACTTTGGCTATGCCCGTCAGGATAGAAAAGATAAGCCAAGGGTGCCTATTGCTGCAAAACTTGTAGCAAATCTCCTTTCAGCCGCTGGTGCTGACCGCCTTATGACCTGCGATTTGCATGCTGGTCAGATACAGGGATTCTTTGATTTTCCAGTTGATCACCTGGATGGCGCAGCGATCTTTATTCCTTATCTAAGGTCTTTAAATCTCGAGAATTTAATATTCGCTTCTCCTGATGTAGGAGGAGTGGCAAGAGCAAGAGGGTTTGCAAAAATCATGGAAGTGGATCTTGTTCTTTGTGATAAGCACAGAAAGAGAGCAAACGAAATTGCTTCTATGCAACTTATAGGTGATGTTGAAGGTGCAAATGTGGTTCTGGTGGACGATCTTGTTGATACTGGAGGTACACTTTGCAAAGCTTCGCAGATTATCATGGATAAAGGTGCAAAAAGTGTAAGAGCAATTTGTACACACGGCGTTCTTTCTGGTAAGGCGCTGGATAATATAGAAAATTCAGTGTTAACGGAGTTGGTTATTACCGATACACTTCCGCTAAAACAAGAATCACCAAAGATCAGAGTTCTGACGGTAGCAGAATTGTTTGCAAAGGCAATCAGAAAGCTTCAGGATAACGATTCTATCAGTTCGCTATTTATTATTTAA
- a CDS encoding 50S ribosomal protein L25/general stress protein Ctc produces MNSLEIIGFKRANLGKRESKQLRLDANVPCVLYGGEDQVHFYAPMFLFRDLVYTPNAYKVDLTVEGKKYSCILQDIQFHPVNDMILHADFLLLKEDKEVKMDVPVRITGTSPGVIKGGKLISKLKKVKVKALPKNLPDFVEADISSLEIGKSLRISDLKSGNFTFLNNKALPVVSVETTRALRGAAEEEKK; encoded by the coding sequence ATGAATTCATTAGAGATTATAGGGTTTAAAAGAGCAAATCTCGGTAAAAGAGAGTCTAAGCAGCTTAGACTTGATGCTAACGTACCATGCGTACTTTACGGTGGTGAAGATCAGGTTCATTTCTATGCGCCAATGTTTCTTTTCAGAGACCTTGTGTACACTCCAAATGCTTACAAAGTAGATCTTACAGTTGAAGGGAAAAAATATTCATGCATTCTTCAGGATATTCAATTCCATCCTGTTAATGATATGATCCTACACGCAGATTTTCTTCTTTTAAAAGAAGATAAAGAAGTTAAAATGGATGTTCCAGTTAGAATTACAGGTACTTCTCCAGGTGTTATCAAAGGAGGTAAACTGATTTCTAAACTTAAAAAAGTTAAAGTAAAAGCACTTCCAAAGAATCTTCCTGATTTTGTAGAAGCTGATATTTCATCTCTTGAAATCGGAAAGTCTTTAAGAATTTCTGATCTTAAGTCAGGAAACTTTACTTTCTTAAATAATAAAGCACTTCCTGTTGTTAGCGTTGAAACAACAAGAGCCCTAAGAGGAGCTGCTGAAGAAGAAAAGAAATAA
- the pth gene encoding aminoacyl-tRNA hydrolase — MKYLIFGLGNIGPEYELTRHNIGFLVLDRLADKEGLKFQSDRYAFVAEYKYKGRTLMLIKPTTFMNLSGKAVNYWMKTLNVFAENIMVITDDIALPYGTLRMRGKGSNGGHNGLGDIQKVLGSEAYPRLRFGVGSEFSKGRQVDYVLGRFTSKEFEELPIFMDKAIDGVLAFCTIGIERAMNTVNTK; from the coding sequence ATGAAATATTTAATATTTGGTTTGGGGAATATTGGTCCTGAGTATGAGTTGACGAGGCACAACATTGGTTTTTTGGTGTTGGATCGCCTTGCCGATAAAGAAGGATTGAAGTTTCAGTCAGATCGATATGCTTTTGTTGCGGAATATAAATATAAGGGTAGGACACTTATGCTTATCAAACCTACTACCTTCATGAATTTAAGTGGTAAGGCTGTAAACTACTGGATGAAAACTCTGAACGTATTTGCAGAAAATATAATGGTTATTACTGATGATATAGCTTTGCCTTATGGCACATTGAGGATGAGAGGTAAAGGGTCTAATGGCGGACATAATGGTCTGGGGGATATTCAAAAGGTATTAGGTAGTGAAGCATATCCAAGGCTACGATTTGGAGTAGGAAGTGAGTTTTCTAAAGGACGTCAGGTTGATTATGTTTTAGGAAGGTTTACATCTAAAGAGTTTGAAGAATTGCCCATCTTTATGGATAAGGCTATTGATGGTGTTTTGGCATTTTGCACAATTGGAATTGAGAGGGCAATGAATACTGTAAATACGAAATGA